A DNA window from Gasterosteus aculeatus chromosome 16, fGasAcu3.hap1.1, whole genome shotgun sequence contains the following coding sequences:
- the ttf2 gene encoding transcription termination factor 2 produces the protein MEKVLCDVHGSVCMLKTGVKDGPNKGKSFYVCVDKQGCDFTHVARISPSNCLQHEDSMVELQALTYSLQQQSHRLFYRCIVGKKAAQKWCGNVPWRAPEKEKRNPLSHAQPSCLPPVRNPFKASGKTDADSEWRRMQRGGGGEDRDGGESHEAAGGGRHQKENVEGVAAGERKAESYRGKQLPPGMKLKKRVSNEEEKRPKASGGGEPRDADEEPGEARQPTERVKDTGESDSDSRKNPPPSTQAAQPEPSRPPALQVHDDDEDDVVVVSVKPATQRTPPVSAVQKTLTAFAGFQPASKVKGQQQDPGGLHGLLTSRLQQKKATLSAVNVAALPDKGERLKSQVKELQDALESLSLAAPSPPAGSQGGGSSGEADLEVNPCRQGGTILLHAPPGPSQQQDLHLSQGCTQVYGAGPQAFYGGRMTDDRLLAVKNATSETIDHLHKSLESCPDPEAEFPDPKCIKVPLLAHQRRALAWLLWRENQNPCGGILADDMGLGKTLTIIALILAKKTKANKEAETKPQSWISKTDSSLVASTGTLIICPASLVHHWKREVERHVKTGKLTVYLYHGPQREKRANVLADFDVVVTTYSLVSKEVPVQKGGAENSSKDADEVPSRSAPLLRVAWARVVLDEAHNIKNPKVQTSMAVCQLRARARWAVTGTPIQNNLLDMYSLLKFLRCSPFDEYKVWKAQVDNGSNRGRERLNILTRTLLLRRTKAQRDSEGKPLVSLPGRTCEVHRLELSRDEQAVYDVVFAQSRSTLQNYLKRHEGSDGKGDARSANPFDKVAQEFGVSQAASTSQQASSTVHILSLLLRLRQCCCHLSLLQKTLDTSELQGDGVVLSLEEQLNALSLSSGPSPGSDPLPPGTVALNGTRFASRLFEDTSESTKIAAIVSELKAIRQKGADQKSVIVSQWTSMLRIVAVHLRGMGLRYAVIDGTVAPKHRMDLVEEFNTNARGPQVMLVSLCAGGVGLNLIGGNHLFLIDMHWNPALEDQACDRIYRVGQSKDVTIHRFVCDGTVEEKISTLQEKKKELAQNVLSGTGSTVSKLSLADLRIIFGV, from the exons ATGGAGAAGGTTCTATGCGACGTCCACG GTAGCGTGTGCATGTTAAAAACTGGCGTTAAAGATGGACCAAACAAAGGCAAAAGCTTCTATGTCTGCGTTGACAAGCAGGGCTGTGATTTCACTCATGTGGCACG AATCTCACCATCCAACTGCCTCCAGCACGAAGACTCGATGGTGGAACTCCAAGCGCTCACCTacagtctgcagcagcagagccacaG GTTGTTCtacaggtgcattgtgggtaaaaaaGCTGCCCAGAAGTGGTGTGGAAACGTTCCGTGGCGTGCG CccgagaaggagaagaggaaccCTCTGTCCCACGCGCAGCCTTCTTGCCTGCCGCCCGTCCGGAACCCCTTCAAAGCCTCCGGCAAGACGGACGCGGACTCCGAGTGGAGGAGGATGCAGcgcggtggagggggggaggatagAGACGGCGGTGAGAGTCACGAGGccgcagggggagggaggcatCAGAAAGAGAACGTGGAGGGCGTCGCTGCGGGAGAGCGGAAGGCGGAGTCCTACCGAGGCAAACAGCTTCCGCCGGGAATGAAGCTGAAGAAGAGAGTTTCCAATGAGGAGGAAAAGCGGCCCAAAGCGAGCGGTGGGGGGGAACCACGCGACGCCGACGAGGAGCCCGGCGAGGCCCGACAACCGACCGAAAGAGTCAAGGATACCGGAGAGAGCGACTCGGATAGCAGAAAGAACCCGCCCCCATCGACCCAGGCAGCGCAACCAGAGCCCAGCCGACCTCCGGCCCTCCAGGTCCATGACGACGACGAAGACGATGTCGTGGTGGTGTCGGTGAAACCGGCGACTCAGAGAACGCCGCCCGTCTCTGCCGTTCAGAAGACGCTGACCGCCTTCGCCGGGTTCCAGCCGgcgtcaaaggtcaaaggtcagcagcaGGACCCCGGAGGTCTGCACGGCCTGCTCACAAGTCGACTCCAGCAGAAGAAG GCGACCTTGTCGGCGGTGAACGTGGCGGCTCTGCCCGACAAAGGGGAGCGCCTGAAGTCTCAGgtgaaggagctgcaggacgCTCTGGAGTCTCTGAGCCTCGCCGCTCCGTCTCCACCCGCAGGCTCCCAGGGTGGAGGTAGCAGCGGTGAAGCCGATCTGGAGGTCAACCCCTGCCGGCAGGGCGGCACCATCCTGCTCCACGCGCCCCCGGGCCCCTCCCAACAGCAGGACCTCCACCTGAGTCAGGGCTGCACCCAAGTCTACGGAG CCGGCCCTCAGGCCTTCTACGGGGGCCGGATGACCGACGACCGTCTGCTGGCCGTGAAGAACGCCACCAGCGAGACCATCGACCACCTCCACAAGTCTCTGGAGTCCTGCCCCGACCCCGAGGCCGAGTTCCCGGACCCCAAATGCATCAAG GTGCCGCTCCTAGCCCACCAGAGGAGAGCGTTGGCCTGGCTGCTCTGGAGAGAGAACCAAAACCCCTGCGGAGGAATTCTGG CGGATGACATGGGTCTGGGGAAAACCTTGACCATCATCGCTCTCATCCTGGCCAAGAAGACCAAAGCCAACAAGGAGGCGGAGACCAAGCCGCAGAGCTGGATCTCCAAAACCG ACTCCAGCCTGGTGGCTTCTACAGGAACCCTGATCATCTGCCCCGCCTCCCTGGTGCACCACTGGAAGAGGGAGGTCGAAAGACACGTGAAGACGGGCAAGCTCACGGTGTACCTGTACCACGGCCCCCAACGCGAGAAAAGAGCCAACGT GCTGGCTGATTTTGATGTGGTGGTGACCACATACAGTTTAGTCTCTAAGGAGGTCCCGGTCCAGAAGGGGGGCGCTGAAAACTCCAGCAAAGATGCGGATGAAGTG cCGTCCCGCTCGGCTCCTCTGCTGCGGGTCGCCTGGGCCCGCGTGGTTCTGGACGAAGCCCACAACATCAAAAACCCCAAAGTGCAGACGTCCATGGCCGTGTGTCAGCTGAGGGCTCGCGCCCGCTGGGCCGTCACCGGAACGCCCATCCAGAACAACCTGCTGGACATGTACTCGCTGCTCAA GTTCCTGCGCTGCTCCCCGTTCGACGAGTACAAGGTGTGGAAAGCTCAGGTGGACAACGGCTCCAACCGAGGCCGCGAGAGGCTCAACATCCTGACCAGGACTCTGCTGCTCCGACGGACCAAAGCCCAGCGCGACTCGGAGGGGAAGCCGCTG GTGTCTCTTCCCGGTCGGACCTGCGAGGTGCATCGACTCGAACTGTCCCGGGACGAGCAGGCCGTGTACGACGTGGTCTTCGCCCAGTCCAG GTCGACTCTGCAGAACTACCTGAAGAGACACGAGGGGAGCGACGGGAAGGGAGACGCTCGCAGCGCCAACCCCTTCGACAAAG TGGCGCAGGAGTTCGGTGTGTCTCAGGCGGCGTCAACTTCTCAGCAGGCGTCCAGCACCGTCCACATCCTGTCCCTGCTGCTGCGCCTCCGTCAGTGCTGCTGTCACCTGTCGCTCCTCCAGAAG actctGGACACCTCCGAGCTGCAGGGCGACGGCGTCGTCTTGTCTCTAGAGGAGCAGCTCAacgctctgtctctgtcctcggGCCCCTCCCCCGGGtcggaccccctcccccccggcacCGTGGCCCTCAACGGAACCCGCTTCGCCTCTCGCCTGTTTGAGGACACCAGCGAGAGCACCAAG ATTGCTGCTATCGTCTCCGAGCTGAAGGCGATCAGACAGAAGGGAGCGGATCAGAAAAG CGTCATCGTGTCCCAGTGGACCAGCATGCTCAGAATCGTGGCGGTTCACCTGCGCGGGATGGGCCTCAGGTACGCCGTCATCGACGGGACCGTCGCCCCCAAACACCGCATGGACCTGGTGGAGGAGTTCAACACCAACGCCCGCGGGCCGCAG GTGATGCTGGTGTCTCTCTGTGCTGGAGGGGTCGGCCTGAACCTCATCGGTGGGAATCACCTGTTTCTCATCGACATGCACTG GAACCCGGCCCTGGAGGATCAGGCCTGTGACCGTATCTACCGGGTGGGACAGAGTAAAGACGTCACCATCCACAG